In one Mycobacteroides chelonae genomic region, the following are encoded:
- a CDS encoding flavin monoamine oxidase family protein, translating into MRTECGMHQDELPQTTTVAVVGAGLSGLTAARALHRQGVDVIVLEAADRIGGRVMGETTVLGSRLDLGGQWIGHDHHRVMGLAAELGLTQFPMHTGPLPAVIDGPRRVKIPSLLPSVLILTGLEVFSRLRTPKRWHATSAAEWLRKVPGHTTRRLLEVIALISWTADLDRMPIPAMISMIRHQGGLRTMLSTKGGAQDSLLVEGAGALVESLAAELGPRVKLGHRVTSVSRNEHGVTLDTASGQVHATKVIVTAPPPTAARITFSPQLPAERVQMQQNMYMGSVYKAIAVYENPFWRERSGGEFMVLDGPGRAVFDTTAPGGPGHLCVLVAGPEARELDGLDTAGRRRAVLGSLSEHVGPEVLEPAGWHEKSWHLDEHAGGGYMALPDIGFTEQLPLPSAPLGDIHWAGTETAHDHPGYLDGAIEAGTRAAREVTNALRE; encoded by the coding sequence AGGCGGCGGACCGTATCGGTGGGCGGGTCATGGGAGAGACCACGGTGCTGGGCTCACGGCTGGACTTAGGCGGCCAGTGGATTGGCCATGATCACCACCGCGTCATGGGGCTTGCCGCCGAACTCGGCCTTACTCAGTTCCCCATGCACACGGGTCCGCTGCCCGCGGTGATCGACGGACCCCGCCGCGTGAAGATCCCGTCCCTACTGCCGAGCGTGCTCATTCTCACCGGCCTGGAGGTGTTCTCGCGTCTGAGGACGCCGAAGCGCTGGCACGCGACCAGCGCGGCCGAATGGCTGCGCAAGGTGCCCGGCCACACCACCCGGCGGTTACTTGAGGTCATCGCTTTGATCTCCTGGACGGCGGACCTGGACCGGATGCCCATCCCCGCGATGATCTCGATGATCCGGCATCAAGGTGGTCTGCGGACCATGCTGTCGACCAAGGGCGGCGCGCAGGACTCCCTACTCGTCGAAGGGGCGGGTGCGCTCGTGGAAAGTCTGGCCGCCGAACTGGGGCCCCGAGTGAAGCTGGGACACCGCGTTACTTCGGTCAGCCGGAATGAACACGGAGTCACCCTCGACACAGCCTCGGGTCAGGTGCACGCCACGAAGGTCATTGTCACCGCGCCGCCGCCCACGGCGGCCCGCATCACCTTCAGCCCGCAGCTTCCGGCCGAGCGTGTACAGATGCAGCAGAACATGTACATGGGGTCGGTATACAAGGCGATCGCCGTGTACGAGAACCCTTTCTGGCGAGAGCGATCCGGCGGCGAGTTCATGGTTCTCGACGGCCCGGGCCGGGCAGTCTTCGATACCACCGCTCCGGGCGGTCCAGGCCACCTGTGCGTGCTTGTCGCCGGTCCCGAGGCGCGTGAACTTGATGGGCTCGACACCGCCGGCCGTCGCCGCGCGGTGCTCGGCTCACTCTCCGAGCATGTCGGTCCGGAGGTTCTCGAACCGGCAGGCTGGCACGAGAAGTCCTGGCACCTCGACGAACATGCCGGAGGCGGATACATGGCTTTGCCCGATATCGGATTCACCGAACAGTTGCCGCTCCCGTCGGCGCCCCTGGGCGATATTCATTGGGCGGGTACCGAAACGGCGCACGACCACCCGGGCTACCTGGATGGTGCCATCGAGGCGGGCACCCGGGCGGCCCGGGAGGTCACCAATGCACTCCGGGAATGA
- a CDS encoding PH domain-containing protein yields MIDTTPTTSVMPVGVVASRSAPVLWAIQYALACSPLVVAVAAVWAVTAPPAHASTPLEHVAGVLGLLCICGALAWVVLRPLQRYRAYRWGVLDDDLLYIASKTLWLRFFWVIPFALVRTVELRQDPLSRVLGLAMVVVRADQGELRIVGLDAATAHDVVEKLFGLVDEASVYQ; encoded by the coding sequence GTGATCGACACGACCCCTACGACTTCCGTGATGCCGGTGGGAGTCGTTGCCAGCAGGTCGGCTCCCGTGCTCTGGGCCATCCAGTACGCATTGGCATGTAGTCCGCTGGTTGTCGCGGTGGCGGCGGTGTGGGCGGTGACGGCGCCGCCGGCCCACGCCAGCACGCCGCTGGAACATGTCGCGGGCGTGTTGGGGCTGCTGTGCATCTGCGGTGCGCTGGCGTGGGTGGTGCTTCGCCCGCTGCAGCGTTATCGCGCATATCGGTGGGGTGTCCTGGATGACGATCTGCTGTATATCGCATCGAAGACGTTGTGGCTCAGGTTTTTCTGGGTCATCCCGTTCGCACTGGTGCGAACGGTGGAACTGCGGCAAGATCCGCTGTCGCGTGTGTTGGGGTTGGCGATGGTGGTGGTGCGCGCAGATCAGGGCGAGCTGCGGATCGTGGGGCTGGATGCGGCGACCGCACATGATGTTGTCGAGAAGCTGTTTGGGCTGGTGGACGAGGCTTCGGTCTACCAATGA
- a CDS encoding SDR family oxidoreductase, with amino-acid sequence MKYIVTGGTGFIGRRIVTRILETQRNAEVAVLVRRESLSRFEKLAEQWDDRVQPLVGDLTQADLGLPTEGDPVTADHIVHCAAIYDITVDDKAQRAANVEGTRSVIGLAKRTGATLHHISSIAVAGSYQGEFTEEDFDVNQDLPTPYHQTKFEAELLVRSEPGLRYRIYRPAVVVGDSKTGEMDKIDGPYYFFGILAKLARLPRFTPMMLPKAGRSNIVPVDYVVDATVELMHQEGRDGQAFHLTNPEVTYLRDIYSGIAPAAGLPPVRGSLPHAIATPFLNARGTLKVWRNMVVTQLGIPPEVIDITEIMPTFVSESTQEALRPSGITVPPFGSYAGKLYQYWRKNLDPERYRRDDPAGPLVGRHVIITGASSGIGRAAAIAVAQRGGIVFAVARDAEALDSLVAEIREDGGQAYSFRCDLTDYSAVDDTVKSILGQFGHVDYLVNNAGRSIRRSAINTVDRFHDYERVMAINYFGAVRLVLALLPHWRERKFGHVVNVSTAGVQTRNPKYASYIPTKAALDAFSDVVATETVSDHITFTNIHMPLVKTPMIQPSHKLNVVPGLTPEHAAAMVIRGLVEKPTRIDHPMGTYADIGRYMTPKLTRRIMHQMYLAYPDSRAARGLEPVDERQDVSTSRRRPRAAKRVAAVPKLRVPGPVMRAVRLIPGVHW; translated from the coding sequence GTGAAATACATCGTCACCGGCGGCACCGGATTCATCGGACGGCGGATTGTGACCCGAATCCTGGAGACCCAGCGCAATGCGGAAGTCGCCGTTCTGGTGCGGCGCGAGTCCCTGTCACGGTTCGAAAAGCTCGCCGAACAATGGGATGACCGCGTACAGCCGCTGGTGGGTGACCTCACCCAGGCCGATCTCGGCCTGCCCACCGAGGGAGATCCGGTCACCGCCGATCACATCGTGCACTGTGCCGCGATCTATGACATCACCGTGGACGACAAGGCACAGCGCGCCGCGAACGTCGAGGGCACGCGGTCGGTCATCGGACTGGCCAAACGCACCGGCGCCACCCTGCACCACATCTCCTCCATCGCGGTCGCGGGAAGTTACCAGGGCGAGTTCACCGAAGAAGACTTCGACGTCAACCAGGACCTGCCGACGCCGTATCACCAGACCAAGTTCGAGGCCGAACTGCTCGTGCGCTCGGAACCCGGTCTGCGCTACCGGATCTACCGGCCCGCCGTCGTTGTCGGCGATTCCAAGACCGGCGAGATGGACAAGATCGACGGTCCGTACTACTTCTTCGGAATTCTGGCCAAGCTCGCGCGCCTGCCCCGGTTCACCCCGATGATGCTGCCCAAGGCGGGACGCTCCAACATCGTTCCGGTCGACTACGTCGTCGATGCGACCGTCGAGCTGATGCACCAGGAGGGCCGCGACGGGCAGGCCTTCCACCTGACCAACCCCGAGGTGACCTACCTGCGGGACATCTACTCCGGCATTGCCCCTGCCGCGGGCCTGCCGCCCGTGCGCGGGTCGCTTCCCCACGCCATCGCCACCCCGTTCCTGAATGCGCGCGGCACGCTCAAGGTCTGGCGCAACATGGTGGTCACCCAACTCGGCATCCCGCCCGAGGTCATCGACATCACCGAGATCATGCCCACCTTCGTCTCCGAATCCACACAGGAAGCCCTACGCCCCAGTGGAATTACGGTTCCCCCATTCGGCAGCTACGCCGGCAAGCTCTACCAGTACTGGCGCAAGAACCTCGACCCCGAGCGATACCGCCGCGACGATCCCGCCGGGCCATTGGTGGGCCGGCACGTCATCATCACCGGGGCATCCAGCGGTATCGGACGGGCCGCGGCCATCGCCGTCGCCCAGCGCGGCGGCATCGTTTTCGCGGTGGCGCGTGATGCCGAGGCGCTCGACAGCCTGGTCGCGGAGATCCGTGAGGACGGCGGGCAGGCGTATTCATTCCGCTGCGATCTGACCGACTACTCGGCCGTGGACGACACGGTCAAGAGCATCCTCGGCCAGTTCGGGCATGTGGACTACTTGGTGAACAACGCCGGTCGCTCCATTCGCCGCTCGGCGATAAACACGGTCGATCGGTTCCATGACTACGAGCGGGTCATGGCGATCAACTATTTTGGCGCTGTGCGGCTGGTGCTGGCGCTTCTTCCCCATTGGCGGGAAAGGAAATTCGGCCACGTCGTCAACGTCTCGACGGCCGGTGTGCAGACCCGTAATCCCAAGTACGCGTCGTACATCCCCACCAAGGCGGCACTGGATGCCTTCTCCGATGTGGTCGCGACCGAGACGGTGTCGGATCACATCACTTTCACCAATATCCATATGCCATTGGTGAAGACGCCGATGATTCAGCCTTCTCACAAACTGAATGTGGTGCCGGGACTCACCCCAGAACACGCCGCTGCCATGGTGATTCGCGGTCTCGTCGAAAAGCCGACCCGCATCGATCATCCGATGGGCACCTACGCCGACATCGGCAGGTACATGACACCGAAGTTGACCCGCCGGATCATGCACCAGATGTATCTGGCATATCCCGATTCTCGGGCCGCTCGCGGCCTTGAGCCGGTCGACGAACGTCAGGATGTTTCGACCTCGCGCCGCCGCCCCAGGGCCGCCAAACGTGTTGCGGCCGTGCCAAAGCTGCGTGTTCCGGGCCCCGTGATGAGGGCGGTACGCCTCATTCCCGGAGTGCATTGGTGA